A segment of the Arachis hypogaea cultivar Tifrunner chromosome 5, arahy.Tifrunner.gnm2.J5K5, whole genome shotgun sequence genome:
TTCCCCGCCGTGGGAGAATATTGCTCCTCATCTCCATTTTTCACGGGACCCCATTCTCCGCGGGGACCCATTCCCCATCTATCtcatagttctaactaattattaatttccatattAATAGAGGTGTAAGTATCCATTCTATACAAAAACAACAAGATTTATACAAAAAATCTAAACGTCAAGATAGTGACTTCTTTCAAAATGACGCAGTGGGAGGATGCAACGGTGAGCCAGAGGATAGAGAAATGGACAAGGTAGGAGACGCGGTAACAGAGAGTAAAATGGACACGACGACAGAATTACGGAAAGGAACGCCGCAAATAGAGAGCACTACGCGGTGAGGATCATGGCACGGTGAGGTGAgacgatgcggtgagaagggAGAGTGGCGAGAAGGTGGCTCCAAAGAGGTTGGATGAAGTATGGACAGCGTTAGGAATTTCTAAATTGAAAAAGGGTTATGCAAATGAGGATTAGGAgtttttagtttatatatatatatgtgtgtgtgtgtgtgtttgtaaaatgactaaaaaatatatatgagaaattAACTATTAGCGTTTGTTttcaggtactgagacagagactgagaaacTGAGAcccagtatcgtgtttgttagtttagagactggtactaaaatttctgtctctgtctccaaaatttcagtatttcagtacttccaaaaagtagggacacaggagactgaaatttttagaaatggagactgaaactttaataatattttatacctaaaatactttcatttcaattaattaattctaattttaccctttatgcaaattaaattagagttgcattcttgtttcaattcctgtctcccattttgcaccaaacaaaatacagagatttgtttcaatccctgtctcttagtctctgtctctcagtctcagtctttctgtctctgtctctccaccaaacgctacctaaggacAATTCAGTAAATTTATGAATTTCGGGAATTAGCGGGGATGGGGCGGGAATCCCCATTCGAGTCCCGCGCCAGTCTCGGGAAAATTTTGTCTCCCATCCCCATCCTCATCCCCACAGAAAAAATTTTCCACAGTCGGATCCCCATTCGGAGCAGTCCCCACAAGAATCCCCGCATCTCGGAAAGTTTTGTCATCCCTAAAATAGAGGGTAAATTACCCCTTTAATTATCCCATTTTTTAAAGCCTCCCAAATCTCGGTGACTCCATTCTTGCTCACCAAGAACTAATAATGCTGCTTTGTATGCTTGATTGTCCAATTAACACAATAAATTTTTATCATCGCCAAAAGAGGACAATGTTTTAGTAATTTCTGTGTTGAGAACTGAATAATAAACTAatgtaattttgaaaaaataaaacatagTTTGGGACATGATTATAACTCGATAATACAACAAAATTTGAATATGATAATAGAAGTAACAGAATGACGTATAAATAGAAATAGTTAAAAGGTTATGAATTGTTACAAAGAATGCACAATGTTTGTAtaaacttttttatatattttatatttttgatattACAAGTGATTAATAAAAAGCATACAAAAAtaaacaatttattttattacaatagAGAAGATCAGaagatatacaaaaaaattataaataaaagatatataatataaacatCATCATTTCTCTTTTACTAACATGTTTCGGGAGGACTTTGTGAAGGCCAATGTGTTATCACCCTAATCactaaatactaattaataatcATCAAAACTATTGTAGACTAATGCATTGCCAATTAAGATGACTCTGCTAAACTAACGAGTGTTCAAGTGGAAACTGCACTTCAACATATATTGTGAATCTTTTAATTAGTTTGTATAAAAAACCACACTTtgcatattaattattattcaatatTAAATGGATCACAGTTTTATTAATGTTCATATTAATCCACCAATAGATTATGATCAATGAATCTATACCATATATGTATCTCAGAACAATAAGGTACACAACATAATTAATTAACCCATTAATTTTTACACAGAATAGAGGTCATATATAGACCATTAGAGATCTGACAGAGTATTATAAGAAATTGACTTTCTTCATATATTAGGTGAATACCGTTAACAAgggaaaaattatatatatttaataggtTTTACTTGTATTACATTAAAGCATACCTAACCTACCTTTAGGGCAGTAACCTTTTCGACGAAGTTTGTGTTCATGCGTGAGGAAACACGTTACTAACTTGCTTTCCCTCGCTTGTAGTTTTTTTTGGGAAGATTTTCAAGTGTACGGGTGTATATTGATttttaaccgttaattttaattatatatattatatatattttttataattaagatcaacaatTACAAATTATTGAAACACCGATATGATGGTatacttgaaaatttttcaattttttttagttaacaattttttttgttctcttaggtagcgtttgttttaagGTACTGGAACAGAGACTGAAAGATTGAGACTTAGTATTGTTTGTTaattcagagactggtactaaaatttttgtctctgtcctcaaaatttcagtattttagtacTTCCAAAAAGTAGAAACAcgggggactgaaatttttagagacggagactgaaattttaataacattttatacttaaaatatatttatttcaattaattaattctaattttatcctttgtacaaattaaattagaatttcattcttatttcaatttctattttctactTTACACTAAACAGAATATTGAGATTCTCTGTCTTTGTCTTTCAGTCTTAGTCTTTCAATTTTAATCTTTCTACCAAAGGCTACCTTAAATTCGCTTTATTGTCGAAAGAGACGTACGGAGACCCAGCAAGCTAtacttttttctcttattttgacGAAACCAATTTTGCTAAGTAAAATGGTTCgtaaaaaatacacattaaaatgtTTGGTTAGATACTATACCATATTATTATATAGGTTAGTTCTTTGCTCCTGTCGATAGATATCATACATTGATACATTTTGACTTATGTTTTCGTTGATTGTTATTAGTTTAATCAAATAATTATCTGGTTGGTTATCCAAATAGCCAAATAGCCCCAAAAAAATATTGGATATAAATGAGTCAAGAAGTTGAAAATTTGCCGGCATaattcaccatcatcatcatgctTCTATTTGACAAATCGCGGTTATATGATGTCACATCCTCTTTGAACAATATATATTAAACCTTGAGCAATCTAACATTTGAGAGGTCAGATAACAATCTAACTGagattctatttaaaaaaaaaaaaaaatcaaacacgtGATTTTAATTTCAAGTAAAATAAGACGAAAATAACGTGCCACACCCACACTTATTTGAAATCACACCTCTAGCTATAATCACTTGAACAAGGACGTAACAATGTTATATGCGTCCATGAGTTAACTTATTAACACCAATAAAGCTCATCACTATTAGTAACTCACATTTGTAAgctaatttcactaatttttcttgCCACTTCCATTTTCCTAGACCATTTGTGTACGTATACACGtgtttcatttataaaataacaGGAAGCTCCAGATTAACGAACGTTGAATTTGGTTTCATGTGTGCATTAAGGCCTATAATTAAGGCTTCTTAATTTCTGCTTTAAATGACGTTTTGAAGTTAGTAATTTGCTTGTAgcataaaatagaaataattaatgaCCAAACCTACTTAGAGATATAAAgcttaaatttttaagaaaaatggtTTCATGACATGAAATTAGAACTCTATATATAAAACGTTTAGAATTTGATTATTAGTAaatctaaaaaaagaaaaaagaaatattagagaaattaaaaaaaaagccttatacaaaaattaaacaaattcaaaaatacttgtttaaaaaaaatgttaaaaatataactattcatgatttttttattaatttaaattaaaaaaaataatttcatgacAACTATTCTAGCTCGCATACTCCATTCTCTCTCTCTATAAATATattctcatattttttattttatattgaataTTTACAGTTTCTTTTTCCACTCTATATAAATGAAATACAAATTCAAGTTCTGTATGTAATGTAACAAAAGAATTCACGTCCTATATAATCTTAAGCTATgaagtaaaaatatatatgaatatcATTTGATAATTTGTAgttattattaattagtattaCGTGAGAATCTCCTTTCTCTTAATAATTACTGCTTTATTTCTAACCTAGACTAACTGATAATTTTGGTATTAAATTGTGTTCTATATTTGAAATATAGGAGTATTATTTTCCAAAAATACTTATTAGTTGTAATGAAAAAGTAGAATATGACTCATCACATAAGCAATTGcaattttttttctcatatttaaATTCCTTTATAAATAATAAGTTGGAtcgaattctatttttttttattaatttttatatgttatattatgagatcatttaattcaaaaatttaaatttagataaacacacttaaataattatatatttaataacaaCTAGATGATATAGCTAGAAacatataatataatatcaaaattaacaataaattagAGTATGAGCAATTGCTTATAACACTTGTTTACAACGAGGTAAGTAAGATGAGGAAGGCTAGGGTTTGAATCTGAATGGCTCCAAAAAATTTGATATGTTAGTGATGATGAGACCCTAGGCCAGGGAGCCGCCTCTAAAATATATGACACTATACTGATGATGGAGGGAACACGGATTTCTGTCCAAGAatatttgaaattgaatgaaGATAAGGACACCCAGAACAATGATCAAAGAGCAGGTAGAGACTGCTGCATGCATGTTATAATAATTTTCAATTAATCTTGGTAATCACAATACATATGTATCTAGATAAAGAAAATGACAAGGTTAATGCGTGAGCCATGACAAATCAGATTAGGATCTtagtttatatataataaaattatagaaaaaaaagaagaaagtagaTATATAGAGTTTCTCAATACATGGGATACGTTTTTAAGAGAAAGcattaatatttttgtgtataaatatatatgtggtttaatttatttttaatatgtatttatatttttaacatatattttatattggtggctaattttgatggctgattttactgtatatatagcattactctTTTTATATTTGCCTtgcatttaaattaataaaaactgtatgttttttaaatttttttcactaaAAGTATTGActtatttcaaaattattatgAATTTTATGTCTTTTAAGAATAAGTTTTTTAGATAATTTATAAgtgtgaaatattttttattttataaaatagtccactaaattttaattataatatggtatcttttatttttctataaatatttaCGCTCTAAAtctctaaatattttataattatgaaaTATCTCTCACTTTATAAAGTAGTTTTTGAATTTAAGTTAAATACATTCGATCGCAATTCTAATAACAACTTTTATTCACATGCATATATAACTAATTGACTCATGAATAAAGGAAATTTaggtttataaaaaaatatatctttcatctcatcataaaattgaaaatttaagtcCACTCAATCTCAATTCTAATAAAAACCTTTATTCACTTATACAACATATGAACGAAGGGAATTTAGATTTGTGGAAGGAGCATTCATAGTTTTCGTTCAAACCATTAacaatgagttgatgaatgagattgattttaccttttttttttgttacccaCAGTATTCTTCAATCCGAcaagttaaaaattaattcatcgcatatctgagctccatttaagggtttatcattggccaatgagttgctgcatacATAAGACAAGATTTGAACCCCCAACACTTTTTTAAGTAGACGAATGAACTGATTACTCGACCAACCTAAATTGATTATTTTACCTACCTTTAATTTGCTTAATTTTACCTACATATATATGTAGCATTATATTAGCATTCATACAGATATGGTTGAAACtcatatatttaatttaagatttCATATATTAAAATTGAGTGCTTTTAATTTATCCCAAAAACTAGTATAACGGATTATGAGTGAATTACATTTATAAATATTCTAGAGATCATTTTTTTAAGAGATGTAGAATTTTTTCATGTCCATAAATAAACACCTGAATTATAAAGTTTAATTGCTAGAATAATCATTCGTGAGTAGTctgattatattaaatttaataggTTTTGATTAAGGTAATAAACTGGTAGTTTTTACTTTGATTCATTAATCTAGTTTAAAATTATAATTCATTGAATTGTAAAACAAAACGCAAATGTGActcgtaaaatataaaaattatgacAAAAAAGTTGatagcaaaaattaattttacaaataataaaataaatcttaaataaattaaattatttaaaagactataactaatatatataataacaaattaaaagtCATAACACAAATTCGTAACTCAActcacaaattaaaatataaatttacaatttataaatttatacaacactaaaataaattcaaatagtaaataaaaaaaaagaattatcatGCCACCAGCACCATATTTCTCTGTATTGCATACTTTAATGATATTATGTTAAagctaaattaataataaaaatattcattttGATCAATTAGACATTCTAATTGAAAAGATTTATTTTACGTATCTGATAATGGTATATTATAATTACGTGCACGCAGAGATACTATAATTCACATAAAACCAGATTTTAGATTGAACAATATAATCAACCTGCCATATAATCAGTAAGCTAATAAAGATAGATGATAGCAATTCAACCTATAATATAATCAATAATAAACAAACACAACAACAGATTAAACTAGCAGCAGTGAAGGAAAGAGAAAAGTAGTAGTGATTCAGACTCTAAAACTAGAGAGGCGAACCAGAAATAAAGAGACAAGTCATAGAGTCTCACAAGTCACAATCGCAAAATGATGCTTACGCAGTCCAACCATTACCAGTGCGATTCGACAACACCGACATCAAATCTCACGGTGAGTCAACGACACTCTAAATTGGAAATTTCGATCGCGCAGAATTCAAATTTCAGAAGGATAGAGAGTTAGAGTCAAagggagagagagacagagattaAAACTTAAGAGaagtgaaattttgaaattttctcaATAGCAATAAACTGTAAAAATGAGAGAggttaaaagattaaaaaatttattgcTAGTTTGCTAGGACTTTTCTATTTTCTACGGTCTTCTATTTAGATTGAGCCATTAGGTTAAATTGAACTGCAATCAAGGCTAAGAAAAAAACTTTTTCAATCTAAAACGCAACATGACGGCAGAAGCAACAATTTAAGCAACTCTATGTTTTTACATGAAGAAACACAAACTCGTGCGTTTTCACGAGTTAAAACGCGATTCTAACTATCTTAATTTTaatactatattaaaattaaaattaaatttttgaaaaataaagtccctattaaattataaaatctaatcTAATCCAATCCAATATTATAAAATCACTTAACTAAAAATAAGCACGCTCAAAATAATTACTTGTAAATCTAAGGAGATGTATTATAAATGGATGatatttatcataaaattattttttttaaaatttaagttaataaaaaaaaacataattgattatctttttaatatttgtttcaaataaaagaatttattttaaatttatttaattttttacaccatttttttatttatcttatacttttttaaaatttattaaaaatcgaactctaaattttttaaacaaaaaaatttaatattatattataaaattattttttaaaattttaaataaataaaaatatataacataaataattatatcttccaacaatatcttttaattttttaattaatttttaaactcaAGTTAGTCTCGTTTCatataattttgaaaacatatataGCTGAAATAATCCATGTGCAGAGCCCATCGTTGTGATCATATTAAATTTGAGCCGCCGTTCGTTCATTTCTACTGTAGCTACTTCATGTCTGTCTCGATTGTATCGAAAATCGTCAAATGTTGAGAGAATTGGTGAGTCAAAGCCTGAATCAGAATTTAGTCAATTtactaaaaacaaaaacaacaatgcAACTAAGATTGGAGACCCCATTAAATCAAGCAACTTGCTTTTTGATACGATCTTGGGCTAATTTTAATGTTTTAGTAATTATTAGGACATCATAAAATCAaccacaaaaaataaattttaatataaaatatatattaaaaaataaaatatacattaaaaataaattataaaatatataactaatttgtgactaatttttaatatataaataacatttttaatataATCCTTATTCAAGAAAATATTTATCTATCATTTGCGTGGTATATTAATTATTAGTGGATATATATTGTTTGAACGGTGAGATTGAATTATTACATGCATATTGTAAAGAGTTTATATTGGATTATTTatgtttgaatttattttttattaattaaatttcaattCCATGTGCTTTTGATATATagataaaagtaattaatttttatatacattaTTTGTTCCAAAAGTTAATGTTATTTACATGGAAAAACTTAATGATAATGTAAATATAGAAGCTTACATTAATTATGAGTTTAATTTGATGAATTGAACGTgtaaataattttacataattatttaattaaatttataaatttaaaaattaattatttttaataatataacaaaaatgtaattaaatatctataaattttttttacatatataaaaattgaattcttAATATATAACGCATAAAAATTAAAGTCTGTTATACTCTTTACACTTACAAATAGAAATGtcaccaaatatttttttttaaaatttaaattgataaaaagaaCATATGAATAATTTATAGTTATATTTATGAGAGAAAGAAATAATGAGAAGTATagaactaatttaaattgatctcataattaatttactaattaaatgttaaaaatttaaatcatattttttatatataataatttattagctaaCAATAAATCTCTAAATAGAAGTTGCATTTGGAAAGAATTAATCCTTATTATGTAATGAGGAGCACAATCGTCAGACTTTATGTCATGCCCTATATCTTATTAAACTAAGCAATCCATATATCATCATATTGAAAAGTAAGGgaagggaaaaaaaaaggaaatatcCATGACTCTAGTAATTTCGAgcggctaattttttttgtatattaaaaaaatattggtgtAATATTCAATTAGTagattttatagtattttttaaaattgtggaagTAAAACAATATACTTTAtttatattgtatattttaaattaaaatataatatacaaaaagaCGTATTGTCAGTATAAAGAGGACGTATTGTCCTATtcctataattttaaaaaacatcaTCAAATCTAATGAGTGAATATTacaccaatatttttttaatatacaaaaaaaattaaagtcaTTCCCAGCAGGTTGCTTCCTCAATATTTCCATTTGATTATTAATTTGTTTAGTAAatgtaatttaaaaatgaaaagcAAGCAATGACATTACATGTTGAATCTAGCTTGACAACTATATATAAAAGCACCACATATATCATGAAATGCTCAAAGCAACACTAGTGTTCCTAACAAGAAAATTAATCTCTCTTTTGAAGTTGAAACATCGTAACTATCATTGTGTAACATCTGAAATCAATCGATGGGAAGGTCACCATGCTGTGATGAGAGTAGCGGTAATGTAAAGAAAGGGCCATGGACACCAGAAGAGGATGAGAAGCTGATTGATTACATAAAGAAACACGGTCATGGAAGTTGGAGAACTCTTTCAAAGCGTGCTGGTCTCAACAGATGCGGTAAGAGCTGCCGACTCAGGTGGGCTAACTACCTTCGTCCCGATATCAAGAGAGGCAAATTCACCCCAGACGAGGAGAGGATCATCGTCAACCTTCATTCTCTTCTTGGAAACAAGTCTGTGTATCACATTTATacttctttttcatttcatttctttaAGGTGAAAATTCATGTGCAGTTGATTTCAcaagaagttgataattgagagccgttagataaaaatttagtcaaataatcTAACCGTTTTCAATTaccaacttcacgtgaagtcaactgtACATGAGTTTCCACCTTTCTTTAAACTTTTGGAATGAGTGGTTTTAATCGAATTATTTCATTAATTATGTTTGTTATAGGTGGTCAAAGATTGCAAGCCATCTTCCGGGAAGAACTGATAATGAGATAAAGAATTTCTGGAACACTCACATAAGGAAGAAGCTTCTGCAGATGGGTATTGATCCAGACACACACAAGCCAAGGACTGATTTCAATCACCTCATCAATCTCACACACTTGCTTGCAGCAGCCATCTCCTCCAATTCAGGGAATCCTATGATGAATATGAACACTCCTACTTGGGGGAGAAACCCTAATATTGCTCTACAAGGAGATGTTACTTCTCAATTATCCCAACTACATCTGTTGCAAAATCTGTTGCAAATTATGAACAGCAACACATTTGTTAATCTGGGGAATAACCCTAATTTCCCCTTAGGAAACCCCAGCTTCAATAATTCTTATCTTAACGGGTCAAACATCCTTCAAACTGTAGAACCTTTTGCTGGATTGAAAAGtgaagaatatggatcacaatcaAACCCTACTACTGGTCTATTATCTCAATCAGACTACAGTAGTGACTTCTTTCAACATGGATTGTCAACAAATACACAAGAGCTTGAATGCTATAACAAACTCAGCAACACTACTAATCAAGCAGAGATTAATCCACTGTTTCCTGCATTAGTAGCATCCTCTCCAGTAATTACTGATGGAACCTGCAGCAGCTTCAACCAGATGGAGAATAAGAATAGTAGCTGTTGCAACACAGCTCCAACATCCACAGCACAGTCACCTAATAATAATTCCAACACAATCTTTGATGATTTGGAGAAGCTCCTTCAGGATGATGAAACATCTGCCTCCTACTGGAAAGATATTCTAGAGTATGCCCTTGTTCTTGTTATCTGATTATATTGCTCTAGATTCTAGGTGCATGCATTACTACACgctgaaaactcaggtgcagttaactttacgtgaagttgatagttaaaaatcgtTAGATAATAATTAAGTCAAACCTATCAATTCATTTAACGActatcaattatcaacttcacgtcaAGTTAACTTCTTTCTTCCACCTTACTAGATTCCACCTTACTAGATTCTTATGCATAACCATATGGTACTTACGGTGCAGTTTCACCAAAACATGCAAGTGTTTGATTGGCTATTGCCTGTAGCATAATGTAAACATACTATAATCGTTCCaatttctgtttaattttattttttatttttttttatagaggCTCTTTTAGATAATAATCTGAtatatattttcttgttatttttcagCTTGACATCAATATGTGCCTCAGAGAATTCGTGGTAGATGGAAGGAATCATCATTCAGTCTCAGAAAAATCAATttacaattttgaaaaaaaaattatgcatatataatttatttattcattcattatttttttattccaaaTAATTGTAGTTTGTGTGCACAAAACCAAGAAAAATACACATGCATATTTGGCAAATTGTAATCCTTAGAAATACttgtaatttaatatatatttgattggttcttttgattctcctttaattaattccaaaaaaaatagttacatatatattattcatAATTCTGAAATctaagaattat
Coding sequences within it:
- the LOC112800032 gene encoding transcription factor MYB39-like, with product MGRSPCCDESSGNVKKGPWTPEEDEKLIDYIKKHGHGSWRTLSKRAGLNRCGKSCRLRWANYLRPDIKRGKFTPDEERIIVNLHSLLGNKWSKIASHLPGRTDNEIKNFWNTHIRKKLLQMGIDPDTHKPRTDFNHLINLTHLLAAAISSNSGNPMMNMNTPTWGRNPNIALQGDVTSQLSQLHLLQNLLQIMNSNTFVNLGNNPNFPLGNPSFNNSYLNGSNILQTVEPFAGLKSEEYGSQSNPTTGLLSQSDYSSDFFQHGLSTNTQELECYNKLSNTTNQAEINPLFPALVASSPVITDGTCSSFNQMENKNSSCCNTAPTSTAQSPNNNSNTIFDDLEKLLQDDETSASYWKDILDLTSICASENSW